From a region of the Alnus glutinosa chromosome 1, dhAlnGlut1.1, whole genome shotgun sequence genome:
- the LOC133858910 gene encoding protein ALP1-like: protein MDGSNLPVVPAYGNIDDEIDDDIFFLLSAIDSSDDDENTKMPQRNLPLRGGMYITYMLNGHPEPCFQMFRMEPPDFIALCFELRERRLIESTRNLDVEESVAIFLVLTGHCQGQRIAADRFQHSTETINRHYNKVLKALGHLAKVYIKVRHRTGVHPHVQGNPKYYPWFKDCIGAVDGTHIKAQIPAEHQRLYRGRKKECTHNIMAICDFDMLFTFVYAGWEGTANDGRVFKDAVTTDQGFEWPTDGHYYVADSAYPCTRGFLPPYKGERYHLSHFRNRPLPRGYKELFNFRHSSLRMMIENCFARLRRRWRILYDMPRYLLTRQPGIIMACCTLHNFIGTRNPNDQIFNGTDAAEPETSEQPYAYGNNDEAGPSHSGQYDFSSAAGIEMANFREGIAQAMWDNAHGNEDGDN, encoded by the exons ATGGACGGATCTAACCTGCCTGTCGTACCCGCATATGGAAATATAGATGATGAAATTGATGAcgatattttctttttactgaGTGCGATTGACTCATCAGACGACGATGAAAACACCAAAATGCCGCAACGCAACTTGCCATTACGAGGGGGCATGTACATAACATACATGCTGAACGGTCACCCAGAGCCGTGTTTTCAAATGTTTCGTATGGAGCCACCAGATTTTATagctttgtgttttgagttgagGGAGCGCCGACTCATAGAGAGTACAAGGAATCTTGATGTTGAGGAAAGTGTTGCTATATTTCTTGTGCTTACTGGGCACTGCCAAGGGCAGCGGATCGCTGCAGATCGCTTCCAACACTCCACGGAGACAATAAACCGGCATTATAATAAGGTGTTGAAAGCACTGGGCCATCTGGCCAAGGTTTACATCAAAGTGAGACATAGGACTGGGGTGCACCCACATGTACAGGGTAATCCTAAATATTATCCTTGGTTCAAG GATTGTATTGGTGCAGTCGACGGCACACACATAAAGGCCCAAATCCCGGCTGAGCACCAACGCCTCTATCGTGGCCGGAAAAAGGAATGCACACATAACATTATGGCAATATGCGATTTTGATATGTTATTCACGTTCGTGTACGCTGGCTGGGAGGGAACCGCGAACGATGGCCGGGTTTTCAAGGATGCTGTTACAACTGACCAAGGCTTTGAGTGGCCTACAGATG GGCACTATTATGTGGCTGATTCTGCATACCCATGCACACGAGGTTTCTTGCCTCCGTATAAAGGGGAGAGGTATCATCTCTCCCATTTTCGTAATAGGCCTCTGCCCCGTGGGTACAAGGAACTGTTTAATTTCAGACACTCCTCACTACGAATGATGATTGAGAACTGCTTCGCTAGATTAAGGAGGAGATGGCGTATTTTGTACGATATGCCTAGGTACTTATTGACACGTCAACCTGGCATTATCATGGCATGCTGTACACTGCACAACTTCATCGGGACACGTAATCCAAATGATCAAATATTCAACGGCACTGATGCAGCAGAACCAGAGACGAGTGAGCAGCCTTATGCATATGGCAACAATGATGAGGCAGGCCCCTCGCATTCGGGACAGTATGACTTCTCATCTGCAGCTGGCATTGAAATGGCCAATTTTAGAGAAGGCATTGCACAAGCAATGTGGGATAATGCACATGGAAACGAAGATggagataattaa